Proteins encoded together in one Candidatus Lariskella endosymbiont of Epinotia ramella window:
- the mrdA gene encoding penicillin-binding protein 2 produces MRDRHNKTRIFSRRALIIGAIKTAMLGGLCSRYYYLQLIESKKYEVLADNNRIKLIITAPLRGVVLDRNNKELISNKLSYKAVLDSVPQKRAKQIIIKLYEILGIKHQISDKAIENIMRNLSERGQTVIMKNIVWSDIAKIEESVDLSGIEVIREQKRIYLIGEDIAHITGYISKPNAQEVSNAAIKNYQEFQVGKNGVEKTFNQDLLGTPGSRRIEVNSLGKFVREISIDKSIPANALKLSISLEVQKIVAKYISQICASAVLLDIRSGEVIAMHSTPSYDPNKFVGGISLKDWKEIHNNPEHPLINKAISIPYPPGSTFKIVTTLAALQNNLDPNRKIMCSGSFSLGGRVFRCWKKGGHGLVNMEDAIAGSCNVYLYTIGLQVGIGAIAQAAGLLGLGQVSGIELPFENSGVIPDRNWKRQRFGQTWQQGDTVNASIGQGYVLATPIQIATMMARVASGTAVAPTILHNNGNEQAKSLNIRNSHLDILRSGLYGVFNKHFGAAYTKRRVYRDGIKISGKTGTAQVIALKKQGEKHEKVQHRDHGWFAGFFPSDYPKYAIAVVAEHGGWGSQSALPVALNIIGDFLDVI; encoded by the coding sequence ATGCGCGACAGGCATAATAAAACACGAATTTTCTCACGTAGAGCTCTAATTATCGGCGCGATCAAAACTGCGATGCTAGGAGGACTTTGCTCAAGATATTATTATCTACAATTAATTGAGTCAAAGAAATATGAAGTACTAGCAGATAATAACAGAATAAAATTAATAATCACAGCGCCACTGAGAGGAGTGGTTCTAGATCGTAATAATAAAGAACTTATAAGCAATAAACTATCGTACAAAGCAGTTCTTGACAGTGTACCACAAAAGAGAGCAAAGCAAATTATTATCAAGCTATATGAAATTTTAGGAATTAAACATCAGATCTCAGATAAAGCAATCGAGAATATAATGCGAAACCTTTCAGAGCGTGGCCAAACTGTAATAATGAAGAACATAGTATGGTCTGATATAGCAAAGATAGAAGAATCTGTTGATTTATCTGGAATCGAGGTAATAAGAGAACAAAAGAGAATATATTTAATAGGAGAGGATATAGCACATATTACAGGCTATATATCAAAACCGAATGCTCAGGAGGTGTCAAACGCAGCAATTAAAAATTATCAAGAATTTCAAGTTGGGAAAAATGGTGTAGAAAAAACTTTTAACCAAGATCTGCTTGGTACACCAGGAAGCAGACGTATAGAAGTTAACTCACTTGGAAAATTTGTGAGAGAAATATCAATTGATAAATCAATCCCTGCAAATGCACTTAAGTTGTCTATCTCTCTTGAAGTACAAAAAATAGTTGCAAAATACATATCACAAATATGTGCAAGTGCTGTATTACTAGATATTAGAAGTGGTGAGGTAATTGCCATGCATTCAACTCCCTCATACGATCCAAATAAATTTGTGGGAGGAATATCACTAAAGGATTGGAAAGAAATACATAACAATCCTGAACATCCATTAATAAATAAAGCTATATCAATACCATATCCTCCTGGCTCAACTTTTAAAATTGTTACAACGCTTGCAGCGCTACAAAATAATCTAGATCCAAATAGAAAAATTATGTGTTCTGGCTCATTTAGTTTAGGAGGCCGTGTTTTTCGTTGTTGGAAAAAAGGAGGGCATGGCCTTGTAAATATGGAAGATGCCATTGCAGGATCCTGTAATGTATACCTTTACACAATTGGACTGCAAGTCGGAATAGGAGCTATCGCACAAGCCGCAGGACTGCTGGGACTTGGGCAAGTAAGCGGGATAGAGCTACCATTTGAGAATTCTGGCGTGATACCAGATCGTAATTGGAAAAGACAAAGATTTGGGCAGACCTGGCAACAAGGTGATACTGTGAATGCATCAATAGGACAAGGGTATGTTCTTGCTACTCCAATCCAGATAGCAACCATGATGGCAAGAGTTGCTAGCGGCACAGCAGTCGCCCCTACAATCCTTCACAACAATGGAAATGAACAAGCAAAATCGCTTAATATCAGGAATTCACATCTTGATATTTTGCGTAGCGGCTTATATGGCGTTTTTAATAAACATTTTGGTGCCGCGTATACCAAGAGAAGAGTGTATAGAGATGGAATAAAAATTTCAGGTAAGACAGGCACTGCTCAAGTGATTGCATTAAAGAAGCAAGGTGAAAAACACGAGAAGGTACAGCATAGAGATCATGGTTGGTTCGCAGGATTTTTTCCGTCAGACTACCCTAAGTATGCTATTGCTGTCGTAGCAGAACATGGAGGTTGGGGGTCCCAAAGTGCCCTGCCCGTGGCTTTAAATATTATTGGTGATTTTTTGGATGTTATATAA
- the ccmA gene encoding heme ABC exporter ATP-binding protein CcmA codes for MLYNTLTLLDIAIIRNHFHLVEGLGVTLFPGAILRVIGTNGAGKTSLLRIIAGLADANAGQVICNQVDIRLEIHTYYSMVNYIGHLDAINNELTTLENITFWTTIYNSIETLDAAISHMELQNYLDIPAAKLSKGLRKRVALTKLLVSPKCFWILDEPFANLDALSTERLCNMIAAKSSQGGIVIISSHKEQDALSESNVINNHHVSNLFLAQFTH; via the coding sequence ATGTTATATAACACTTTAACTCTCCTAGACATTGCCATCATTCGAAATCACTTTCACTTAGTTGAAGGACTAGGAGTAACTCTTTTTCCTGGGGCTATTTTACGCGTCATTGGAACAAATGGAGCGGGAAAAACTTCACTACTTAGAATAATAGCAGGTCTTGCAGATGCAAACGCTGGACAAGTAATATGTAACCAAGTTGATATTCGACTTGAAATACATACTTATTATTCAATGGTAAATTATATAGGACATCTAGATGCGATAAATAATGAACTAACAACTCTGGAAAACATTACATTTTGGACAACTATTTACAATTCAATCGAGACGCTTGATGCTGCTATTAGCCATATGGAACTACAAAATTATCTTGATATACCTGCTGCGAAATTATCTAAAGGACTGAGAAAAAGAGTTGCACTCACAAAGCTTTTAGTCTCTCCCAAATGTTTTTGGATACTAGATGAACCATTTGCAAACCTAGACGCTCTTTCTACAGAGAGATTGTGTAATATGATAGCAGCAAAAAGCTCACAAGGCGGAATAGTTATAATTTCTTCCCACAAGGAACAAGATGCATTATCCGAAAGCAATGTAATAAACAATCACCATGTATCAAACCTATTTCTCGCACAATTCACTCATTAG
- a CDS encoding Rpn family recombination-promoting nuclease/putative transposase: MSLSKYLDPKNDVAFKKIFGTEKHKDILIHFINDVLEMRGLNEIQSVEFLSPVQDPEIAYQKQSIVDVLCKDASGVQYIIEMQISPSKGFEKRAQYYAAKAYGRQATRGSDGMGLYCNLKKIIFIAILDCVLFPEKESYKSDHIILDKVTYENDLKDFSFTFIELPKFKKKPGDKLDNILQKWCYFFKYADQTSESDLQKIIESDLIIKRAYEALDQFGWSEQELLSYEEQQKRILDHQSMLDAALDKGMSIGLEKGKLEEKEAFAMRLLAKNADIQFISEVTELSEAEILKLKFKKL, translated from the coding sequence ATGTCACTTTCCAAATATCTAGATCCTAAAAATGATGTTGCGTTTAAGAAGATCTTTGGCACTGAAAAGCACAAGGATATTCTGATACATTTCATTAATGATGTTTTGGAAATGAGAGGACTAAATGAGATTCAATCTGTGGAGTTCTTAAGTCCTGTCCAGGATCCAGAAATCGCATATCAAAAGCAGTCTATTGTTGATGTCCTTTGCAAAGACGCAAGTGGCGTTCAATACATAATAGAGATGCAGATCTCTCCAAGCAAAGGTTTTGAGAAAAGAGCGCAGTATTATGCAGCTAAAGCATACGGGCGTCAAGCTACTAGAGGATCTGACGGAATGGGTCTTTACTGCAATTTAAAGAAAATAATCTTTATAGCAATCCTAGATTGCGTGCTCTTTCCAGAGAAGGAAAGTTATAAATCAGATCACATTATTTTAGATAAAGTTACTTACGAAAATGACTTAAAAGATTTTTCATTTACCTTTATTGAGCTGCCAAAATTTAAGAAGAAGCCAGGAGATAAGCTAGATAACATCTTGCAAAAGTGGTGTTATTTCTTTAAGTATGCTGACCAAACATCTGAGTCTGATTTGCAAAAGATAATAGAAAGCGATCTAATAATCAAAAGAGCATATGAAGCACTAGACCAGTTTGGCTGGTCAGAGCAAGAGTTACTATCATATGAAGAGCAGCAAAAACGTATCTTGGATCACCAATCTATGCTAGACGCGGCTCTGGATAAAGGAATGAGTATAGGTCTTGAGAAAGGTAAACTAGAAGAGAAAGAAGCATTTGCCATGCGCTTGCTTGCCAAGAATGCTGATATACAGTTTATTTCAGAAGTTACAGAACTTTCTGAAGCAGAAATACTTAAGCTAAAATTCAAGAAACTCTAA
- a CDS encoding flagellar hook assembly protein FlgD: protein MYGVSGIQDVANVHNSKEDSGKKNEAIRKKNSDDFANLLKLQIKALTPNPMEKQDPQAIAQIATSFANTMGMQTLVEELQSMKSDLGVVKNAVLIGKPVKYEGDGTFTMTGSSTSCSYFINSEHEIETAKIIIKDMSGTPVYEENIKQPAQGEGIFTWDGRNNFDGEKLPDGEYIFDITAIDKTGKDVRVTKYNSGQIEWVVAAAGNDAQFYIIDGKKISKDQTIGI, encoded by the coding sequence ATGTATGGAGTAAGTGGAATTCAAGATGTTGCAAACGTGCACAACTCTAAGGAAGACAGCGGTAAGAAAAACGAAGCTATACGCAAAAAGAATAGTGATGATTTTGCAAATTTGCTGAAGCTGCAAATCAAAGCACTCACACCCAATCCAATGGAAAAACAGGATCCGCAAGCAATAGCGCAGATTGCGACTAGCTTTGCAAATACCATGGGAATGCAGACGCTGGTAGAAGAATTGCAAAGCATGAAAAGTGATCTTGGAGTCGTAAAAAATGCAGTGCTTATCGGAAAGCCTGTCAAATATGAGGGAGATGGGACATTTACTATGACTGGTTCGAGCACAAGCTGCAGTTACTTCATAAATTCCGAACATGAAATAGAAACTGCGAAAATCATTATTAAGGATATGAGTGGCACACCAGTGTACGAGGAAAATATCAAGCAGCCAGCACAAGGTGAGGGTATTTTCACTTGGGATGGAAGAAACAATTTTGATGGTGAGAAGTTGCCAGATGGAGAGTATATATTTGACATCACAGCAATCGATAAAACTGGGAAAGATGTGCGTGTAACTAAGTATAATTCAGGGCAAATAGAATGGGTCGTTGCGGCTGCTGGTAATGATGCTCAATTTTATATTATAGATGGTAAGAAAATTAGCAAAGATCAAACAATTGGTATTTAA
- a CDS encoding flagellar hook-length control protein FliK has translation MSNVIATSAGVHLKPEGTIDSNAKISGSELGADFLLVLEAMIEKFSQTCEEGLECSKTTDLISAPLINLKTGDDEKAVQDVVEPISAKENNSDLSQSMLTLTLSMRGDHSIHDAMIIQEPPQQKDLEGDVQPSSSNATNDLITFSAVQYIPIKTSVSARHAAVSEQHDKNNAEIGELKQSDISASKITEQSYHLIKHDSIAELQQSQFLETLKVTVPLENVSLKYTEHTERETKDQHNVVSQIMLKTKSLGANKGVTHLKMTPPQLGQLDIIFTNENNNVSVSLVADKWEGYSAIAQNIEHLKSCIEASMPDSKLISLNLDLKEHQQQGRNQNREESQNAKANFDHTELEKELELDTAYDSIYSINIAEYRVNIVV, from the coding sequence ATGTCTAATGTAATTGCAACTTCCGCCGGTGTTCATCTAAAGCCAGAAGGCACTATAGACTCTAATGCTAAAATTAGTGGGTCTGAGCTTGGAGCTGACTTTCTTCTAGTACTTGAGGCTATGATAGAGAAGTTTAGTCAGACTTGTGAAGAAGGCTTAGAGTGTTCTAAGACTACAGATCTTATCTCAGCACCATTAATAAACTTAAAAACAGGCGATGATGAAAAAGCAGTGCAAGATGTTGTTGAGCCAATCAGCGCTAAGGAAAATAATTCTGATCTGTCGCAAAGCATGCTGACACTCACTCTCTCAATGAGAGGAGATCATTCAATTCACGATGCTATGATTATACAAGAGCCGCCTCAACAGAAAGATCTAGAAGGTGATGTTCAGCCTTCTTCTTCTAATGCAACAAATGATCTGATTACATTCTCAGCAGTACAGTATATCCCCATAAAAACTAGTGTTTCAGCACGGCACGCAGCAGTCTCAGAACAACATGATAAGAACAATGCAGAAATCGGTGAACTAAAACAATCCGATATAAGTGCTAGCAAGATCACAGAGCAAAGTTATCATTTGATAAAACATGATTCGATAGCAGAGCTGCAACAAAGCCAATTCTTAGAGACATTGAAGGTGACAGTGCCGCTGGAAAATGTGTCATTAAAATATACTGAACATACAGAGAGAGAGACCAAGGACCAACACAACGTTGTTTCACAAATAATGTTGAAGACTAAAAGCTTGGGAGCAAATAAAGGAGTTACTCATCTGAAAATGACTCCGCCACAGCTGGGGCAGCTTGATATCATCTTCACTAATGAAAATAACAATGTAAGTGTCAGTCTTGTTGCAGATAAATGGGAAGGATATAGCGCAATAGCTCAAAATATTGAGCACCTTAAGTCATGTATTGAAGCTTCAATGCCAGATTCAAAATTAATATCACTAAACTTAGATTTAAAGGAACATCAACAACAGGGCCGCAATCAAAATAGAGAAGAGTCTCAGAATGCTAAAGCAAACTTTGATCATACTGAGCTAGAAAAAGAGCTTGAGCTTGATACAGCTTATGATAGCATTTATTCTATTAATATCGCAGAATATAGAGTCAATATAGTTGTGTAG
- the hemB gene encoding porphobilinogen synthase: MQQYPSTRLRRNRKVEWSRKLFRENTLQTDDLILPIFVQEGSGLKTPIESMPGVYRVTQDIAKEIAHDAKNLGINAVILFPYIDKSKKCPQGKEALNHDNLICRTIKEIKSSIPELGVITDVALDPYTSHGHDGLIDETGYVLNDKTIDVLSAQALNFALAGCDAIAPSDMMDGRVGKIRETLEMKGFHNTQIISYSAKYASNFYGPFRDAVGSKNTLFKADKKTYQMDFANSKEAMSAIELDIAQGADAIIIKPGLPYLDILKLASDQFNIPLVAYQVSGEYSMLKLAAERGIFDFLGTCFETLTAMKRAGTSAIITYAALDIAKYLMQKR; the protein is encoded by the coding sequence ATGCAACAATATCCAAGCACTAGACTACGCAGAAATAGAAAAGTAGAGTGGAGCAGAAAGCTTTTTAGAGAAAATACTCTTCAGACTGATGATTTAATTTTACCTATCTTTGTACAGGAAGGTAGTGGTCTAAAAACACCTATTGAATCTATGCCTGGAGTCTATAGAGTCACTCAGGACATTGCCAAAGAAATAGCGCATGATGCTAAGAATTTAGGAATTAACGCAGTTATACTTTTTCCTTATATTGATAAAAGCAAGAAATGTCCTCAAGGGAAAGAGGCATTGAACCACGATAACTTAATTTGTAGGACGATTAAAGAAATTAAGTCCTCAATTCCAGAGCTTGGTGTGATTACAGACGTTGCACTAGACCCTTATACCAGCCACGGACACGACGGCTTAATAGATGAAACAGGATATGTGTTGAATGATAAGACAATTGATGTTTTATCCGCACAAGCACTAAATTTCGCGCTAGCAGGTTGCGATGCTATTGCACCTTCCGATATGATGGATGGCAGAGTAGGAAAAATTAGAGAGACTCTGGAGATGAAGGGCTTCCATAATACACAAATCATATCTTACTCTGCAAAATACGCATCAAACTTCTATGGACCTTTTAGAGACGCTGTTGGGTCAAAAAATACGCTTTTCAAAGCAGATAAAAAAACATATCAAATGGATTTTGCAAATAGTAAAGAGGCTATGAGTGCTATAGAATTAGATATAGCACAAGGCGCAGATGCAATTATAATAAAGCCAGGACTACCATATCTTGATATTCTAAAGCTTGCGTCCGATCAATTTAATATCCCACTTGTGGCATATCAAGTAAGTGGAGAATATAGTATGCTCAAACTTGCTGCTGAACGCGGTATTTTTGATTTTCTAGGTACATGTTTTGAAACTTTAACTGCAATGAAAAGAGCCGGCACAAGCGCAATCATTACCTACGCTGCGCTCGATATAGCAAAATATTTGATGCAAAAAAGATGA
- the mutS gene encoding DNA mismatch repair protein MutS — translation MNTTLLSKESHSTTPMMKQYFSIKEAHREYMLFYRMGDFYELFFEDAVIASKELDIVLTSRGKHIGNDIPMCGVPAHAGDGYLHKLLKNGHSIAICEQLESPEEAKKRGYKAVVRREVTRIITPGTLTEETLLSAGSNNYLCAIAVQENLVSIAWIDISTGDFSVSSVELASLSPELARLAPAEIIISDKLTADETVSKMLQESSGTLTQRPASIFQYDRSENRVKHFFGLASTSGLGSFTKNEIVVTGVLLEYLEHTQKGNLPKLTRPKKVQNSDYMMIDPVTRRHLEIDQSAPNRQNSLLRIINKTITAGGSRLMNIYLASPLVNPDAINKRLDSLEYFFNNYAIMSEIREELKKFHDIERALLRISTGRGTPRELAAINLSMRVAINIAELLRFSNTELTDGINSLISQIGVFGDILDALQNALAPDAISGSNDVCFLRKGYSRHLDQLYALQDSTLKSIETLKSKYQNISGINNLKLVRNNIIGYFIEVSPSNAQKMQDQIFIHKQSLGTAIRYTTEELKKLETDLLVSSEKIKNLEQELLQELCAKTLEVSDEIFLTAESIANLDVITTLAYIAKKNNYSRPCVDNSQNITITKGRHPIVESNTAIQFIANDCLINENSHMILLTGPNMAGKSTFLRQNALIIIMAQIGSFVPAESARIGVVDKLFSRIGSGDNISAGQSTFMTEMLETSYILNNATKNSLLILDEVGRGTSTYDGVAIAWSVLEYIHDNLGSRTLFATHYHELTELEGIIDKLLCYSMNVKEWNSQVIFLHEIVIGKADKSYGVHVAELAGMPQKVTKRAAAILNELTSKERNTILSIQNKKSDIEAQEIDKLRQKIGNIDIDAITPKDALSILYELKELV, via the coding sequence ATGAATACTACTTTACTTTCGAAAGAAAGCCATTCTACAACTCCAATGATGAAGCAATATTTCAGCATCAAAGAAGCGCATAGAGAATATATGTTGTTTTATCGTATGGGTGATTTCTATGAGCTATTTTTTGAAGATGCAGTTATAGCATCAAAGGAATTAGACATAGTACTTACTTCAAGAGGGAAGCATATAGGAAATGACATCCCAATGTGCGGTGTCCCTGCACATGCTGGCGATGGTTATTTACATAAATTATTAAAGAATGGTCACTCTATAGCAATATGTGAACAATTGGAGTCTCCTGAAGAAGCTAAAAAACGTGGATATAAAGCAGTAGTCAGAAGAGAAGTGACAAGGATTATAACACCAGGCACTCTTACAGAAGAAACTTTGCTAAGCGCAGGTAGTAATAACTATTTATGCGCAATTGCTGTGCAAGAAAATTTAGTTTCTATAGCTTGGATCGATATTTCTACTGGAGATTTTAGCGTATCAAGCGTTGAGCTTGCCTCACTTTCACCAGAGCTTGCTAGACTTGCACCAGCTGAAATCATAATTTCTGACAAATTAACTGCTGATGAAACAGTAAGCAAGATGTTGCAAGAAAGTAGTGGAACACTTACGCAGCGTCCAGCAAGTATATTTCAGTATGATCGCAGCGAAAACAGAGTAAAACATTTTTTTGGGCTTGCTAGCACAAGTGGTCTTGGCTCATTTACCAAAAATGAAATAGTAGTAACGGGTGTATTGCTTGAATATCTTGAACACACCCAGAAAGGAAATTTACCAAAGCTGACAAGACCTAAAAAGGTGCAAAATTCCGATTATATGATGATTGACCCAGTCACAAGACGGCACCTTGAAATAGATCAAAGCGCTCCAAATAGGCAAAATTCGCTGCTGCGCATTATTAATAAGACGATAACGGCTGGAGGCTCAAGACTGATGAATATATACCTTGCCTCTCCACTTGTAAATCCGGACGCTATTAATAAAAGGCTAGATAGCTTGGAATATTTTTTTAATAATTATGCAATAATGTCTGAAATTAGAGAGGAACTTAAAAAATTTCATGATATAGAGAGAGCGCTTCTTAGAATATCGACGGGCCGCGGTACTCCAAGAGAGCTTGCCGCAATAAACTTAAGCATGAGAGTGGCAATAAACATTGCAGAGCTACTGAGATTTTCAAATACAGAATTAACAGATGGTATTAATTCATTAATATCTCAAATCGGTGTTTTTGGAGATATACTTGACGCACTACAAAATGCACTTGCACCAGATGCTATATCCGGTTCCAATGACGTTTGTTTTTTGAGAAAAGGTTATTCAAGACATTTAGATCAGCTATATGCACTTCAAGATAGCACTCTGAAATCGATTGAAACGCTTAAGTCGAAATACCAAAATATATCCGGAATAAACAACTTAAAGTTGGTGCGAAATAATATAATAGGCTACTTTATAGAAGTCAGTCCAAGCAACGCACAGAAAATGCAAGATCAGATTTTTATACACAAGCAGTCACTAGGTACTGCAATTCGGTATACCACTGAAGAACTAAAAAAACTAGAAACAGATTTACTAGTGTCTTCTGAAAAGATCAAAAACTTAGAACAGGAACTGCTGCAGGAGCTATGCGCAAAAACTCTTGAGGTATCTGATGAAATTTTCTTAACAGCAGAGAGCATTGCAAATCTGGATGTTATTACGACTCTCGCGTATATTGCTAAAAAAAACAACTATAGTAGACCATGCGTAGATAACAGCCAGAATATTACAATAACAAAAGGAAGGCACCCAATAGTTGAGTCTAATACAGCAATTCAATTCATTGCAAATGACTGCTTAATAAATGAAAATAGTCATATGATTTTATTAACTGGCCCAAATATGGCTGGAAAAAGTACTTTTCTCAGGCAGAATGCCCTAATAATAATTATGGCACAAATCGGCAGTTTCGTTCCAGCGGAATCAGCAAGAATCGGCGTAGTAGACAAGTTATTTAGCAGGATAGGCTCAGGTGATAATATATCAGCTGGGCAGTCAACATTTATGACTGAGATGCTTGAGACATCCTATATTTTGAATAATGCTACAAAAAATTCGCTTCTGATATTAGACGAAGTAGGTCGCGGGACTTCCACATATGATGGTGTTGCAATCGCATGGTCAGTTCTTGAGTATATACATGATAATCTAGGTAGCAGAACCTTATTTGCAACACACTATCATGAATTAACGGAGTTAGAAGGAATTATAGATAAGCTTCTATGCTATTCTATGAATGTAAAGGAATGGAATTCGCAGGTTATATTTTTGCACGAGATAGTAATCGGAAAGGCAGACAAGTCATATGGCGTACATGTAGCAGAACTTGCAGGAATGCCACAAAAAGTAACAAAAAGAGCTGCCGCCATATTAAATGAGCTCACTTCTAAAGAGCGCAATACAATATTATCAATACAAAATAAAAAATCGGATATAGAAGCTCAAGAAATCGATAAGCTTAGACAAAAAATTGGCAATATTGATATTGACGCAATCACCCCAAAAGATGCATTATCTATACTTTATGAACTAAAAGAGTTGGTATAA
- the truA gene encoding tRNA pseudouridine(38-40) synthase TruA: MQNKAMFFRYKIIVEYDGTGLSGWQKQKHSSSVQECIENAINSFTRENVTVYGAGRTDAGVHALGQVAHFDLTKCLEEKAIRNAINHFLKPNKISIVDVKHVENSFHARFDAKQKVYTYKILNREAPSPILKNKAWHVKEYLDIDKIQSAANLLIGKYDFSSFRGTSCQAKSPIRTIDYISVCRERDIISISIAGRSFLYNQVRIITGCLRKVGSGKINNEDIKTILLSKNRSNAAETAPAYGLYLSKIFYDA; this comes from the coding sequence ATGCAAAATAAAGCAATGTTTTTCAGATATAAAATCATCGTAGAGTATGACGGAACAGGTCTTTCAGGATGGCAAAAGCAAAAACATAGCAGTTCAGTACAAGAATGCATTGAAAATGCTATAAATAGTTTTACGCGAGAGAATGTCACAGTATACGGGGCTGGAAGGACGGATGCAGGAGTGCATGCTCTTGGACAAGTTGCGCATTTCGATCTCACAAAATGCTTAGAAGAAAAAGCAATAAGGAACGCAATTAACCATTTTTTAAAACCAAATAAAATATCTATTGTAGATGTTAAACACGTTGAGAATAGTTTTCATGCTAGATTTGACGCAAAACAAAAAGTGTATACATACAAAATATTAAACCGAGAAGCGCCTAGCCCAATATTAAAAAATAAAGCATGGCATGTTAAAGAATATCTAGATATAGATAAGATACAATCTGCAGCAAATTTATTAATAGGCAAATATGATTTTTCTAGTTTTAGAGGGACTTCATGCCAAGCAAAATCACCAATCCGAACTATAGATTACATTTCGGTATGCAGAGAGCGGGATATAATTAGCATATCAATTGCAGGAAGGTCATTTTTATATAATCAAGTTAGGATTATCACAGGTTGCTTGCGCAAAGTAGGAAGTGGAAAGATTAATAATGAAGACATAAAAACAATCTTACTTTCAAAAAATAGAAGTAATGCCGCAGAAACTGCACCTGCATACGGTCTATATTTGTCAAAAATATTCTATGATGCTTGA
- the rpsU gene encoding 30S ribosomal protein S21 — protein sequence MVQIIVRFNNIDYALKTLKKKMQYEGVFKVMKTKRAYEKPSEARVRERAESVRRRRKLYRQFS from the coding sequence TTGGTACAGATTATAGTAAGATTCAATAACATAGATTATGCATTAAAAACTCTCAAGAAAAAGATGCAATACGAGGGGGTATTTAAAGTCATGAAGACGAAAAGAGCGTATGAAAAACCCTCTGAGGCGAGAGTAAGAGAAAGGGCAGAATCTGTCAGACGCCGCAGGAAGCTTTATCGTCAATTCTCTTGA
- a CDS encoding IS5 family transposase (programmed frameshift) has translation MKFENIKDEYAEEFRRLTGIKRGTFEVILSILKEAEAILKSQGGKPNKLALEDRLLMTLEYLREYRTYFHISRSYGISESACYRNIRWIEDTLIKDKRFSLPGRKALLKSDSEYELVLIDATETPIERPKKKQKHFYSGKKRRHTLKTQLIVDKRKKEIICTNFSNGKRHDFRLFKESGVHIHPEIKVLTDTGYQGIDKLHYNSELPKKKTKKRPLSRKDKKKNRQLSSERVLNENVIGMIKRFKIIADRYRNRRKRFGLRFNLLAGIYNFEL, from the exons ATGAAGTTTGAAAACATCAAAGATGAATACGCAGAAGAGTTTCGCAGGCTTACTGGCATTAAACGAGGAACGTTTGAAGTTATACTAAGTATATTAAAAGAAGCTGAAGCTATTTTAAAGTCTCAAGGTGGAAAACCCAATAAATTGGCTTTAGAAGATCGATTACTCATGACGCTTGAGTACTTGCGTGAATACAGGACATATTTTCATATTTCCCGCAGTTATGGAATAAGTGAAAGTGCCTGTTATCGTAATATACGTTGGATTGAAGATACTCTAATTAAAGATAAACGATTTTCACTACCTGGACGTAAAGCATTACTAAAAAGCGATTCTGAATACGAACTTGTGTTAATTGATGCTACTGAAACACCGATAGAACGACCTA AAAAAAAACAGAAGCACTTTTATTCGGGAAAAAAGAGGCGACATACTCTAAAAACTCAGCTTATTGTGGATAAAAGGAAAAAAGAAATCATTTGCACTAATTTTTCTAATGGCAAGCGTCATGATTTCAGGTTATTTAAAGAATCCGGAGTTCACATCCACCCTGAGATTAAAGTTCTTACAGATACTGGTTATCAAGGCATTGATAAGTTGCATTATAATTCAGAGTTACCAAAGAAAAAGACAAAAAAGCGACCACTAAGCAGGAAAGATAAAAAGAAAAATCGTCAATTGTCTAGTGAACGTGTTTTAAATGAAAACGTCATAGGCATGATCAAACGATTTAAAATTATCGCTGATCGTTATAGGAACAGAAGAAAACGATTCGGTTTAAGGTTTAATTTACTTGCTGGTATCTATAACTTTGAGCTTTAA